In the genome of Methanococcoides burtonii DSM 6242, the window CGAGAGCATATAGATTTACAGCATTACCGTTCACAGTAACACGCGTATTTGCGTCAGTAAAAGTTACCATGTCTCCACCCTGATGCTCAAGCTTGAGAACATTATTGCCACCAAGTTCAGCTGGAGCTCCCCTAACACTTGCCTGTGGTGCAGTCTCAGGTGCACCCATTCCAAACACGAATGCTGCAATGACAGCAGCAAGGATGACAGTGATAGCGACCATCAGGATAACACCAATGACCGGGGACACTGCATCTTCATTTCTATTCATCTTTAACATATTATTGTCCTCCATATATCGTTACTAATTATTTTGTATAAGATTGTTGCTTCTTCTGCACTACTTTTTCAAGCTTCCGAGTCCACATTTCATCATTCATTTCAGTGTACTCGCACTCAAGATAATGCTGGACCGCCACGCTCAAAGCTTCCTTTGTGGATGGTTCATTTGTCTTTTTCTTGAGTTCTTCAAGCTGGTCCTCAGTAAGCACAGTTTGTGCATGTACTATTTTCATGAGAACTTCTCCTGATAGTATAGCAATATGAATAAACATATTACTGCCTCATCATAATTATAATTATAATACGTATTGTATATAACGCTTTCGCCATTAAAATGAGAAGGGATCACAATATTAAAATGAAGCCAACTGGTCTTGAAAACAAATAATTTAATACAAAAATAAAAATAAAAAGAAGCTCAGACGGAGCTTAAAATGTCCGGATCATGTTATGATCTTATCTAATTGCCCGGATTCAATAGCACGACGTACCTCAAAGGCAACGCGCCTTCCAGTACTCATAGGTTTACGCCATAATGTATTAGCATATGGATGGCCAACAGACATGTGAACGTTCGTCCCACCGCCAACCCGTGGAGCAACATCATAAATGTGGAAGTTCAGATCTTTATCAATGCATGTCTGAAGACAGAAAGGACCAATGACCCCGGGGTCATAGAACTCCTTGGATGCTTTGATATACATTTCTGAAAGTTTGAAAACCTCCTCAAGGAGAGACTCGCGAAGTGTTGCAGAATTGTGACCACATACTGTGTACTCAGGAGTTAACTGATGCTCTGCGAGATTCATCTGCTGTGGTGCCGGAAGCCTGACATAACCGTCCAGACTTGTCTCGAACCTCCAGTCAACACCAAGGATCTCGGTCTTGTTCATTTCTTCCTCGATAGGAGAATGGAACATATCAAAATTGAAGACCGGACCAATAATATAGCGCTCGATCCTTGCTTCCGCAAGGGCTTCCCTTGTAATTACACCCTGTTTGATAAGGGACTCGGACTTCTCCACATATTCACTGTAAGTTCCGGCAGTGAAGAACCCACGCTCAAGTTTCTTTACTGCATGAGGGAGCTTTACCATTACAAGCTCATCAATGTCTTCAGGATCGTTTATCCTTTCAGGGAATGGGAGACCAGCCTTCTCAAGAAGCCAGTAATAATCCTGGTCCATACCGCGCTCCTCACTTCGGAGCATGTTCCTGCTTCCGACCATTGGTACACGGAAATCGTTCTCGACCTCATCGATGTCACAGTAAGAAGTAAAGGATCTGTTAGGTATGAAAAGAACATTGTCGTCCACAAGCTTCTGCTGGTTCTCTGGAAGCATGAGCTCATTGAATTTATCATATACAACATGATCATCAACGATACCGCGCACAACATTGCCATTGGCATCCCTTTTTGACTTGAAGTACTCGGTATATGTTTTTTCACGACCCGCCTGGCATATTGCAAAGGTCTCGAAATTTTCCTCGATGGCACCGTCAAATACATCCAATCCTGAATGAGAAGCAACTGTACCGATCTTTATGTCATCAGTATAATAGCTCTCCGCAATCTCAATAATCTCTTTCCTGTCGATCATTATTTTTGTTCTCCGGGTTTTTGTGATACAATGGCACAGTCGTTATAAAAGACTTATTCTTAAGAATAAGACCATTATTCTAAAAGACGACGAAAAGATCAGATCGACCCGATGAACAATGCGATCAATAAGGGAGTTATGAAAGTTTCAATGGCTGCTGCCACCAAAAGCAAAGGAGCTACAAAACGGAAGAAAATATTCAGACCCTGCAATAACTCCTTTTTGAGATCAACATCCTTACCGGTAAGTGTATTGAACACAAGCAAACCCATCCTGAGCCCCATTGCAGCCGAGATCAGTATCATGGGCAATTCTATCACACCATGAGGAAGAATTGCTATGCCAACATAAACAAGACCATTATCCATTGATTCAAGATAGGTGACCACGCCAAGGACATAACCGTTCGACACCACGAACACCAAAGGAATTATGCCAAAGCCCAATCCGAATACGAACGCAATAAGACTTTTTATGGCATTGTTGAAAAAAATGAAAAGCATTATTTCAAAAACGTTCAGGCTCTTGATAAATTCCACAAGTTCCTCCAAGCCTTCAAGGGACAGGGTGGAAGAAGAAGGATCAAATGCCGTATGAGCATAACCGACAATAACAGAGATAATGAACAATAGTACAATGATACATATTTCCGGCATAAGACCACGAAGATACTCACACACATTGCAGCCACCATTGCGAGTAGTTATCCCAGCTACATCAACAGAAATATCGTTGTTCACATCCATTTTTATCATATCCCGAATGCCATTCTGATAGTGTTCCTGCATGCAGGTGAAAGACCAAGGATGATTATCACCATCTTGACGAACGTCCTCAACCTCTTTGATTCCTCATCAGCAACGAATTGAGTGTCTATAATGTAGATCACCGGAAGAAAGATGGCGAGTTTCAGAGGGAACATGACAAGCGCAGTACCGGTCAGATCGATCAGATAAGCAGGAACAACGTGCTTTTCATAGTATCCAAGGATATCAACACCAATAAAAGTGGACGAGGCATCCAGAAGATGAGACCAGATTATCATCATGTTCAAAGGATCCTTTACAAAGGACACACCTGCCCTATTAAAAGCAAGATATATTGACCCTGCAAGGACCGTTCCCAGTAAAACGATCGCAACAAGAATGAACGGGCGAGTGATATCTTCCACTACGAGAAGAGTAATGATATTGATTGCGAACCAGCATAAACCAAGTAACGCAAAAGGCACTTTCCAGTCAGAGACCTTTTCTGAAGAAGCTATCGATCTGGACAACAACAGACAGAACACTGTGACAACGAACACAAAGAAATAGATATTGGGAGTGATGAACAGATAGCTCAAAGGTGCATCAAAAACACCCGCATCCTCGATCACCCTTAAAGATGAGCCTGCGAGTATGAAAGGAATGATGGAAAATACAAACTTGTCATCAACCTCGACATTCCATTTCTCAAGCAACCAGGCAACCGCAAAAACACAAATTCCCAATATCAGTGCCCAGGTAAGGGTATTCACTACATTGTATCCACTATCCTGAAAGATCGGTTCAAGATAATAACGGTTCACAAATTCCAAGATCTTATCTACATAAGGGCACATTATTTCTCACTGTTGCAAAAGCTGTAGGAATAACCTAATAACACTAATGCTTAATAATATATGGTGTCAGAAATACAGATAAACATATACACATGGATGTGACGCATGATATGAACGGACAGAAGAAATGGATGCAGCTACCAAGAAATGTTGTGATAGGAAATGGTGTCATCAACGAGGTCAGAGATGTCTGCACAGACCTGAAACTTATCGACAACGCATTAGTGGTCACAGGAAAGAGTACTAAGGGGATAGCAGGTGAGATAGTTCAGGATTCATTGCAGGATGCGGGCCAGAATGTAGAACTCGTAATATCAGAATCAGCATCTATGAAAGAAGTTGAAAGGATAAGGAAGCATGCAATTGAATCCGGCACCAAATACTTTTTGGGCGTTGGTAGCGGTAAAACTATCGATGTTGCTAAACTTGCTGCCACTGATCTGGAAGTGCCGTTCATAAGTGTCCCAACAGCTGCCTCACATGATGGTATCGTTTCTTCGAGAGCTTCCATAAAGGATGGGAAGACCACTACATCGGTCCAGGCTAATGCACCAATGGCAGTTATTGCAGATACTGAGATCATAGCCAATGCACCCTACAGATTATTAGCAGCCGGCTGTGGAGACATTATCTCGAATTGTACCGCAGTGCTTGACTGGCAACTCG includes:
- a CDS encoding stage II sporulation protein M yields the protein MQEHYQNGIRDMIKMDVNNDISVDVAGITTRNGGCNVCEYLRGLMPEICIIVLLFIISVIVGYAHTAFDPSSSTLSLEGLEELVEFIKSLNVFEIMLFIFFNNAIKSLIAFVFGLGFGIIPLVFVVSNGYVLGVVTYLESMDNGLVYVGIAILPHGVIELPMILISAAMGLRMGLLVFNTLTGKDVDLKKELLQGLNIFFRFVAPLLLVAAAIETFITPLLIALFIGSI
- a CDS encoding NAD(P)-dependent glycerol-1-phosphate dehydrogenase, with the protein product MDVTHDMNGQKKWMQLPRNVVIGNGVINEVRDVCTDLKLIDNALVVTGKSTKGIAGEIVQDSLQDAGQNVELVISESASMKEVERIRKHAIESGTKYFLGVGSGKTIDVAKLAATDLEVPFISVPTAASHDGIVSSRASIKDGKTTTSVQANAPMAVIADTEIIANAPYRLLAAGCGDIISNCTAVLDWQLASRLQNVQFSEYAAALASMTAQILIDSADSIKPELESSVRMVVKALVSSGVAMSIAGSSRPASGSEHMFSHALDRVADEPALHGEQCGVGTILMMYLHGGDWKKISDALKLIGAPTTAKELGIEDKYILEALVLSHTIRPERYTILGTGLTPDAAEIVARKTKVIS
- a CDS encoding DUF5371 family protein, producing the protein MKIVHAQTVLTEDQLEELKKKTNEPSTKEALSVAVQHYLECEYTEMNDEMWTRKLEKVVQKKQQSYTK
- a CDS encoding DUF63 family protein, with amino-acid sequence MCPYVDKILEFVNRYYLEPIFQDSGYNVVNTLTWALILGICVFAVAWLLEKWNVEVDDKFVFSIIPFILAGSSLRVIEDAGVFDAPLSYLFITPNIYFFVFVVTVFCLLLSRSIASSEKVSDWKVPFALLGLCWFAINIITLLVVEDITRPFILVAIVLLGTVLAGSIYLAFNRAGVSFVKDPLNMMIIWSHLLDASSTFIGVDILGYYEKHVVPAYLIDLTGTALVMFPLKLAIFLPVIYIIDTQFVADEESKRLRTFVKMVIIILGLSPACRNTIRMAFGI
- a CDS encoding formate--phosphoribosylaminoimidazolecarboxamide ligase family protein codes for the protein MIDRKEIIEIAESYYTDDIKIGTVASHSGLDVFDGAIEENFETFAICQAGREKTYTEYFKSKRDANGNVVRGIVDDHVVYDKFNELMLPENQQKLVDDNVLFIPNRSFTSYCDIDEVENDFRVPMVGSRNMLRSEERGMDQDYYWLLEKAGLPFPERINDPEDIDELVMVKLPHAVKKLERGFFTAGTYSEYVEKSESLIKQGVITREALAEARIERYIIGPVFNFDMFHSPIEEEMNKTEILGVDWRFETSLDGYVRLPAPQQMNLAEHQLTPEYTVCGHNSATLRESLLEEVFKLSEMYIKASKEFYDPGVIGPFCLQTCIDKDLNFHIYDVAPRVGGGTNVHMSVGHPYANTLWRKPMSTGRRVAFEVRRAIESGQLDKIIT
- a CDS encoding type IV pilin: MLKMNRNEDAVSPVIGVILMVAITVILAAVIAAFVFGMGAPETAPQASVRGAPAELGGNNVLKLEHQGGDMVTFTDANTRVTVNGNAVNLYALDAVNESFEAGDSLYLYNLSGVYYLDGSNATGVYNGNNLAPSGTTANIKMVDVASQQMVADMDVRF